The genomic region CAAACCAGATATCTAATCTGTCAATCAACTTGAGGTTTTTCAGGCGATAATCCGAAAGGTTTTTTATGTGATAGCGAAAATGAACTATATAATCTGCCCCTGACTGCTCAATCTCAGTCAATTCCTTTGCTAATCCAATCTTGGGTTGATAATCTGGTATCCAGCTAGTCGGACTAGCATCATTACTAGGATCCCCATCACCATTGGGGTCTGGGTCTAACCCGTCCACGCTATTATCATCAATCTGATCACCAAAGATATCTATAGCCTTAGCCTCTGCTGTATTCACCAATATATCTAATCCATCAGGAGTCTTGATCTGAAGCTTTAGTGAGATTTGGGCCGACTGCCCAGGTGCCAATATCTGATCTGGAGCAAGCAAGTTTTGTTGATCAAGGCCATTATAGGTAGTGTTGACTACCAAGTTTGGACTATCAATACCAGATACTTGCCAATCTACTGTACCAAACTCGGTACCCAAATCCTCAATAATCTTCAGGTCATTGAGCCAAGTATCACCATAGTTTTTAACCACAAATTGGTACTCCAGCTCAAAGCTTGCCTGACCAAGATAATCTACACTATTCAAATGCTTAGCTAAACCTAAACTAGACCTAGGATCGAAGCCAAAACTAGTTGGTTGAGAATTATTTGTTGGATTACCATCTTGATCTGGATCCGGATCAATACCTACTTGAGACTTATCCAAAATATCTAATACTCCCTGATCCTTAATATACTGCGCAGACAAGATAGCTTGATTGTGATGCAAGCCAAAGCTATCAGGATATTGGTTGGTCTTTACTTCTATTACCAAGTGAATTTGGGCTTCCTGATCAGGCGCTAATCCCTGACCTGCAATCAAAACTTCCTGATCAGAGCCACCATTATAATCTGGGTTAATATCAAGCTGATCTGAGCTAAGTTCCAAGACCTGATAATCTAATCCAGACAACCCCTCTAGAAGATTATCTGTTAAACTAAGGTTCTTGAGTTCTTGATCAAAATAATTTTTGATATATAGATCAAAAGTTACTTGATAGCTACCAAAACCCATAGAATTGACTTCAGCTACTTGTTTGGCTAGGCCAACACAAGCTTGTTCTGGCTGAATTGCTTGGCTAAACTCCGAAGTTGATCCATTGATAGTAGCAGTCATAGTATAATAGTCTTCTAAAGATACCTGACTCAGGTCAAGATAGAAACCAAAACGATTAGTTTGATCTTGACCAACTAGTATTCCATTAACAGGTCCTGGACCATAGGCACTGACCCCACTATCTTGATCCAATACACTACCCTCAGTGTAACTTGCTAGATAATCTTTACCCTCACCAAAACCTGTAGGATCTAATGCAGCCCGAAATAACTCTAATTCAACACCAGGCCTAGACCAACCCGTTAGTAGAGCCTTGGTACTATTACAATCTATCACCAAGCTATCGATAACTGGAAAATTTAGTAAGCTATTACCTCCACTGTCCTGATCACCCAGATCGTTCAATGTTTGGCCGTCTTGGTATAATGCTGGATTACCTATCCCGTCTGGTACCAAATCAATTCCAACCGAACCATTGTCATATGTGCTATTTTGGCTAATCCTATTCTGGAGATTACCGCTCACATCCTCAAATAACTTGGGATAAACCAAGATTCCACTACCTTTTGATCTAGTGATAATATTATTTTTGATCAATGAGCCATTGTCTAATATCGATATACCATTAGTCTGCTCATTACCGAGTCCTGAAGTGATCACGGTGTTATTTAGTACCTGACTACCCCTAACCCCATCAATCCCAGCCCCAGCACTATCAACTATATAGTTTCCTTCTACTACGGCATTAGTAGTGCCAAACACCCAGATACCATCACCTATAGGATCCGACTCATTACCTCCACTACTATTAATCTGATTGGCCTTGATACTAAAATTGGCATAAGGCAGAGCAATACTGCCAACATTGATATCTATCCCATTTGTCTTATTGGCACAAACGATATTGTTTTGTATACTACCTTGATTGGAATCATAGAAATATATTCCACTACCATAACTCAGATATCCAGATGGTGGCTGGTTAGCTCCACTCGCTGGACAGCCTACCAAATTATCCATGACTAGGCTACCATGGCTATTTTGAAGCCTGATATTTGCAGTTCGATATCCTATCAAATCAAAATCTCGACCAAAGCCATATATTGCTATTCCCCTAATAGTTACCTGGTCTACATTGGCTTGTAACCCAAAGTCCAAATCAGCTATATCAACAATCTCGACAAATGGTCTACGGACTTTGCGCACGACCAATTGATCGACTCCCGCTATTCTATCTGTACCGACCAAACCCTGATTGGCATTATTGGCAAAACCATCTACAATCGTATTCGGGCAAGTAATAATTGGCAATAAACTACCAACTCTGATCTGATAAACTCGGTCTGTGCCATAGGTCTGATGAGCTAAGCTACTAGCAAGCTGAAAGCTAATGACATGGCTTGAACCTAGTTGACAATTACTGTTGACATCGAGAATTGCCTGCCTGAGACTACCTGCACCTGAGTTATTCAGATTGGTCACGACAAAATTTGTTGCCCCTACTTGACCCCGCAAACCCCAAAGCAATATTCCTCCGATAAAAATTATTAAACCGGGAATAATACCCAAATACAGCAATCTACGCATTTGCCTCCTATGTATTGCCTAATTTTCTAGGCTATTAATAAATAATATTTTGATAATTTTTGATAATTAATTTGAGCATAGCGCACGAGATTGCTATTTGCAAGCATAAGTATTATAATCTAATCAATGAATACAAAGCCAAAACATCTACCTGAAGCAGTTCATCCGGATAGATTTTATTATCGTAGGGTTCTAGCTATTGTTATAATCATTGCCTTAGTAGCTGTAGTCGGAATGATTAGCTGGGCTCTAGGTAAATATAGCTCAAACCAGACTCAATCCTCTATAACAACCTTAGACTCTCAATCAGCCACTTAAAATCTACCAAACTTAATTTTGCTACCCACCAACCCAATAGGATAAATGGTCCGAAGGCAATACTAGACTTGATGGTTAATTTCTTTGTAGCCATCCCAATGATGCCTATCAATGTAGCTGAATAAATTGCTACCAAGTAAGAAACTACTAGACTAGCATCCGACAAGCTAAGGTTGACCCCGACTATCAACCAAAGGTCTCCATTGCCCATAAATCTTTCTTTACTCAACCAGTTGATAGCAATCAACAATACCACTACTAAACTCTGTAAGATTATTGTTTTGGTATCCGGGCTAATCAACAAAAACTCTAACCCTCCTACCACAACCAGGATTTTTAGCACAAAATCTGGAAGGAGTTTCTGATAATAATCAGTAATCACGCCAACAATACCAAATGAAAAGAATATCAAGTCCAAGATTGTGACTAACTCAAATCGATAATCACCATATCCAAGTAAGCTGACAAAACCAACACTATAAATGATCTCCCAATATATATATGCTTTAGTTATTTTTGATTGACACTTTGGACATCTACCTCTATAGAATATTAGCCCGAAGATTGGGACGAGTTGTAGTGGATTTAGAACAATCTGACAATTATCACAACGGGATCTATCAATTAATAATTTAGAGTAATTAATTTCTTGATTCTTTATCATAAACTCTTTAACCCTAAACCCCAATGTCACAAAAAAGCTTGCAAGAATCATCGACAAGATAATGGCCATAATAAGCATAACCAAACTATAGCATACTTAAGAATAAAATCCCGAAAGTTTAATACTCAAAATTACTAAATTGATTCTATCATATACCTATATTTTTGACTTATTGACAATATTATAGATAACTAATCAAGCAAAATTATCAATATATTAGTTATCCTACTACCCTGTGGATAACATATACTTTATAGATACAATATGATAATATATTGGGACTATGCCTAGAAAAAACAGTAGAAATAAGTTCGATAAGACACAATTTTACCTAATATACAACAACTCTGATCCAATTATAGGTAGCTTCAAGAGACCTAGGGATTACCAATACTTTCTCAGACTCCTAAACTACTATTTAACATCAAATCAAATCGAAGCTAATGCAATATTCTATCAAAAAACCCGCCTACCCAAAAATGACTTTTCAAAGACGATAAGGCTCTTATCTTACTGTTTATTACCAAATTCTTATTACTTGCTTTTTGAGCAGAAAGTAGCAAAGCAGATCCCCAAACTGATGCAATTAATTCTGACAAACTACTCTCAGTACTACCACCAGCAGTATAGTTATACTGGAAAAATTTTTACCGGAAGCTATCGCACAGAAGCTATCAACCAAAATGATGACCTACTACTTGCCAAGGTATCTAGATTTATTCACCTAAAATCTAACCTCGACTCAAACAATAAGCTCGATGTTACTTACCCCTATAGTGACCTTCTTGCACTTCTCAGGGGTTATAAAGACAGTTGGATATCTTATGATCGCCTACTTGAGGTTATTGATACAAATTCAGCTAATTACTATCAATACTTATTTGAAATTGCTTCCAACCCTCAAGGGCTATCAAGCTATTTGGAGAATTGGCACAACTACCTATTCCCAGGTAAGAGAAGAGTCGCCCAAGAATTGATCTAACTACTCGTCAGTTTCTTGTGCTTCTACCTTGCTAGACTGATCACTCTTGGGAAGCTTAGACTTAGCCGTTTTAACAGTCTTAGACACTGTATCTACAGCCTGATTCTTGAGATTTTCTCTTTGTTCGGGAGTAGTCTTTTTCCAGGCAACGGCTAAAGCTCCGACTATAGAGGTCACTATACCTAAGCCCAATACACCTTTTTTCTGGATCTCTTTACGTCTTTGTTCTCTTTGGCTCTTTTGACTAAAAAAATCTAACATCTTATATACTCCTATTACTAATGTTAATGCTCCTAAGGCACTTAGACCTAAGGATGATTTAGCTTTCTTGCTACTAATCATAGCCTTATCTTACACCCCCTGACCAATCAATAGCAAGGGTACTTAGTATCTTAAAGACCTAATAGTATAACTTTGAGACGCGGTCATTCTCAATCCTGACCATGCCGTCATCCTCCGAAACCCTCCCTCGTATTGTCATCCTCCGATTGTCCGCAGGACAATACGGGGGATCCACTTCTACTGACATTTGGATAATCACTTGATACCAATGCTGGATCTCCGGTTTTGCCCTTCGGGAAACCCGAAGATGACGAAGAGGGGTCATCCTCGCAGCTGATAATTACGCATCTGTTTACTTATCTTTCTAAAGCCTGGCAAGATCTCTTCAGCAGTTTGATAAAATAGCTGACTATGATTTGGGTGAATTAGGTGGGTCAATTCATGAACTATCACTGAATCTCGAAGTTGATCCGGCAATTTGATAATTAGGTAATTAAAGTTAAGATTGCCCAGACTCGAACAACTTCCCCAACGACTCCTTAGAAGTTTAATACTAACTCTTTTGTATTTAACTCCCAACATAGTTTGGTAATAATCTAGCCTACCCTGAATAATCATTCTCGCCATCTCACGATTATCCAGGTATTCCCTGCGATCCAGCCTGAGTTCAGTCAAAGATTGTTTACTCTTTCCCACTATATTCCTACCTCGGCAATGATCATTTTATGATCCGAATTACCCCCTCCATCAATAGTTTGATAGTCATACAGCCTGAGGTTGCCATCAATCATCCCATGGTCAATAGTTGCACATGGTGCGATTCTACCCTTGTAACACCAGCTGTGATTCAGTCCACTATTTGGATTGATGTTTGCCAGTAGACCTAGTCCTGTAGCTTGATAGCTACTCGCAAATGGGCTGAGGTTAAAATCTCCCATCCAAAGCCATTTATTGTCACTAGATACCCGATCTGCTACTTTGACTATTTCTTGATTCCTCGATCTCAGCATCTCAGTATTTCCCGGATACAAAAAATGACTGACATATAGGCTCAAAGTTTGATCCCCCAATCCTGCCTCGACTTCAAAGGTCTTAGCTTCAACTTCAAAGCTTCTAACCCCTACTGGCTGCTTGCTAATTAAAATAAAATTATCATTTTGGCAGCTACAATCAAACTTGGTCAGATAGTATTGGCCAAAGGCTTGCTCAAAATCGTCAAATTGTTCCTTGGTAACTTCAGCTATAGCCAACAAATCCAGTCTATTGTCGACAAGCTTCTGTCTGATTGATCCAAAATCCTGATTAAGGTAATGCTTATTATAAAACCCTACCCTCAGTGACTCGGTAGACTGCTTTGGCTGCTTGCTAGCATATTTGATCCTAGGTATTAAGCTGACTTGATAGCAGATGATCACTAACCCAATAATTGAGCCCACCCAGATCATTATCCTAGCAATCTTCCAGGCTGTTATTCGAATAAAGCTCCAACTTAGTAGAATTATAAGCATGCTTATAATAAATAAATATGGCAAAAAGCTAATTAATAGCTCAATGATCCAGGTCATTTTTTTCTAGATTTTTTTAATTTAGCTATCTGGTCACGTAGTCTGGCAGCCTCTTCGAAATCCAATCGATCAGCAGCCAATCGCATTTGTTCATCTAGTTCACCCAGCAAATAATCCAATTCTTCATTTGGCAACTTTTTCAAATCAACATTCCCTAGCATCTCTAGATCATCTATCTGATCATCTTTGCTATGAGGCAAGTCATCACTGAAGCCTTTCTTGATACTCTCAGGAGTAATCCCATGTTTGTGATTAAAGCTTTCCTGTAACCTTCTCCTTCTCTCAGTCTCTTCGATAGCAAGACGCATTGAGTCAGTTAGCCTATCGGCATACATGATCACCTTACCCTGCTTGTGCCTAGCTGCCCGCCCAATAGTCTGAATTAATGATGTACGATTCCTGAGAAATCCCTCCTTATCTGCATCAATAATTGCTACCAGGCTTACCTCGGGTAAATCTAATCCTTCACGCAATAGATTGATACCTATCAACACATCGTACTTACCCTTCCTTAAATCTTGCAATATCTCGACCCTCTCTAGTGCTACTACGTCACTATGCAAATAAGCAGTCTTGATACCAAGCTTCTTGAGGTATTCACTTAGTTCTTCAGCCAATTTCTTAGTCAGGGTAGTTACTAATACCCTTTGCTGAAGCTCGACTCGCTGATTGATCTCAGCTATCAAATCATCTACTTGATTGTCACTACTCCTGACCTCAATTATCGGATCTAGTAGACCAGTCGGTCGGATGATCTGTTCTACTACTTGATCTGAGCGATCAAGTTCATAGTCATTTGGGGTAGCTGAAATGTACAAAACCCTGCCTAAATGTTGATCAAACTCCTGAAAACTCAAGGGTCTATTATCTAGAGCGCTTGGCAATCTAAAGCCATACTCGACTAATGTTTCCTTCCTCGCTCGATCTCCAGCATACATTCCACGAACCTGAGGCAAACTAATATGTGATTCATCGATCAACATCAAAAAATCATCTGGAAAATAGTCCAGTAGGGTTGCTGGCTGTTCTCCAGCCTCCCTGCCCGTCAGGTAGCGAGAGTAATTTTCAATGCCTTTACAGTATCCAGTCTGTTCAATCATCTCTATATCATATTCGATCCGACTTTCCAGTCTCTGAGCCTCGATTAGCTTGCCTTCTTGATCAAATCTAGCAAGTCGTTTTTTTGCTTCTTCCCTAATGGCAATGATTGACTGATCAAGCTTCTGCTTGGGTGTAACATGATGCTTGGCTGGATAAATTGCAACCTGACCGAGATCCTCAATCTTCTTACCGCTAAGTGGATGGAAGGAACTAATCTTCACTATCCTATCAGCAAAAAATTCCACCCTAATGCCTTGGTTTTGATAAGATGGCCAAATCTCAAGATTCTCACCCCTGACTCGAAAATCTGATCTACCAAAGCTTAGGTTGTTTCTCTGATACTGAATATCGGTTAACTGTCTAATCAACTTCCCTCTTTCTCTAATCTCACCTACAGACAGCTCGATTTGTTGACTAGCATAAATTTCAGCCGATCCTAGCCCATAAATACAGCTAACAGAAGCAACAATAATCACATCTTTGCGTGATAATAATCCAGCAGTAGCCGCTAGGCGCAATCTATCAATCTCTTCATTGACAGCAGAATCTTTCTCGATATAAATATCTCGCTTTGGTATGTAAGCTTCTGGCTGATAATAATCAAAATAGCTTACAAAATAATGCACAGCATTGTAGGGAAAAAATGCCTTAAATTCACTGTAGAGTTGAGCAGCTAAGGTCTTGTTGTGCGAAAGTACTAGAGTAGGCCTATTCAGACCCTGAATAATATTAGCCATAGTATATGTCTTACCAGAACCAGTCACCCCGAGTAAAGTTTGACGATTTTGATTGTTTTGAAACCCTGACAAAATCTTGTCAATCGCCTTTGGCTGGTCACCAGCTGGTGCGTATTTTGAGACTAACTGGAAATCTGATTGTTGAGTTGTCAAAATAACTTAAATATTTACTAGTTGCTTACAATCCAAACAGTGATAATTTGATTGATAACAATCATTACATATCACCACCAATGCATTACACTGCTTGTTTTTACAATTATGGTAACTCTGATCCATGGTATTGCAATAGATACACTGACTAATCAGTCTAGGGTTGTCATCAAATGCCACACTCATCCTTTCATCAAATACGAAACAAGTCCCCAGATAGTGACCCTGTGGATAACGCTTAGCATAATTGATAATACCTCCATGCAATTGTTTAACATTTTTGTATCCCTTACTCTTGAGTAGGGCGGAAAATTTCTCACAACGAATCCCCCCTGTGCAATAAGTAACTATCTCTTGTTCCTTATCTAGATCACTATTCTCAACCCATTCTGGAAGATCTCTAAAATTCTTGATATCAGGAGTAATAGCATTATCGAATTTGCCTATTCTGCTCTCATACTCATTTCTTGCATCAAATAGTACTATGCTATCTGGATTGTTTTCAAGAATATCTTGCAACTGGTCTGGCTCAATATAATCAGCAGACTCTTTATCAATCTCTTGATCGGACATCAGTGTCACTATTTCCTTGCGAGCTTTGACTTTGAGTTTTGGAAATGGCACCTTGGCATACCTATCTATCTTGAAGTCTATTTCTCCAAATCTAGATGTCAAGTATTCGATATACTTTTCAATGTCAGCTACCCTGCCAGCAACTGTGCCATTGATCCCTTCTTCCCCGATTAAAACCCTACCCTTAATCTTTAATTCTGTTAGAAGACCTCTTTGAATCAATACTTCCAAACTCGGATTATCGACCGCTATATACTTATAAAATAAAATTACTTGATACTTTTTTGACATAAATAATATATACCTTCCTAGTAAAAAGGTAAAACCCTAAACCTACCCTCGATCCATATAGATTGTTACAAATATTTACCCTAATTACAACCTTGCTAAAATACTTTATTATGTTCTGCTAATTTGCTAGACCTAATTTGCTTGCAAGCAAAGCTTGATTGTAGCCTGGTGGCAATACTTCATCATCGACTACTATTACTGGCACAGCAAACTGTCTGGACTTCTCAAACATTTCCTTAGCGTATTCTGAGTTTTCTTGAACATTCTTGGCAATATAGGGTACACCTTTGCTATCCATGAATTCCATTGCTTTGTGACAATAAACACAGGAATTGGTGTGATAAACTGTAACTTTTTTGGTCTGTTGACTCATTGCTCCTCCTATTAATATGCTAGTGTTTTAATTGAATTGGTACGCTACAGACATGGCAAACGTCATACGAAAACGCACCACACTATTGTACCTTGCTTATGCTAATCCAGCAATAGGGCTTTTGCCTATTTTATCTCTATCATCCTGCTCATGCTTGCAAAATCTACCCTATCTGCTAAACTTAGCTTCATGAGTGAACATATAGCAATGGAACCTGATAATCCAACATCTACTGAATCTCCACCTGAAGCACCGCCCATAGCTTCTCCAAATCAAGCAAGTTCCGATACACCACCAGATCCCCAACCTTCCGATCTACAAAAGCATACAGTGGACAAGAACAGACGACAAGCTGTTGCCTGGATGAACAGAAAGAAGCCACCATCAAAACCAACTGGATATACTTATCTTGAGTAATAGTAATAAACTGCCAACCTATTGCGCGCCCTAGGTATTAATTTATTTATTAAAATTC from Candidatus Saccharibacteria bacterium harbors:
- a CDS encoding prepilin peptidase, whose product is MLIMAIILSMILASFFVTLGFRVKEFMIKNQEINYSKLLIDRSRCDNCQIVLNPLQLVPIFGLIFYRGRCPKCQSKITKAYIYWEIIYSVGFVSLLGYGDYRFELVTILDLIFFSFGIVGVITDYYQKLLPDFVLKILVVVGGLEFLLISPDTKTIILQSLVVVLLIAINWLSKERFMGNGDLWLIVGVNLSLSDASLVVSYLVAIYSATLIGIIGMATKKLTIKSSIAFGPFILLGWWVAKLSLVDFKWLIESLRLL
- a CDS encoding glutaredoxin family protein gives rise to the protein MSQQTKKVTVYHTNSCVYCHKAMEFMDSKGVPYIAKNVQENSEYAKEMFEKSRQFAVPVIVVDDEVLPPGYNQALLASKLGLAN
- a CDS encoding right-handed parallel beta-helix repeat-containing protein translates to MRRLLYLGIIPGLIIFIGGILLWGLRGQVGATNFVVTNLNNSGAGSLRQAILDVNSNCQLGSSHVISFQLASSLAHQTYGTDRVYQIRVGSLLPIITCPNTIVDGFANNANQGLVGTDRIAGVDQLVVRKVRRPFVEIVDIADLDFGLQANVDQVTIRGIAIYGFGRDFDLIGYRTANIRLQNSHGSLVMDNLVGCPASGANQPPSGYLSYGSGIYFYDSNQGSIQNNIVCANKTNGIDINVGSIALPYANFSIKANQINSSGGNESDPIGDGIWVFGTTNAVVEGNYIVDSAGAGIDGVRGSQVLNNTVITSGLGNEQTNGISILDNGSLIKNNIITRSKGSGILVYPKLFEDVSGNLQNRISQNSTYDNGSVGIDLVPDGIGNPALYQDGQTLNDLGDQDSGGNSLLNFPVIDSLVIDCNSTKALLTGWSRPGVELELFRAALDPTGFGEGKDYLASYTEGSVLDQDSGVSAYGPGPVNGILVGQDQTNRFGFYLDLSQVSLEDYYTMTATINGSTSEFSQAIQPEQACVGLAKQVAEVNSMGFGSYQVTFDLYIKNYFDQELKNLSLTDNLLEGLSGLDYQVLELSSDQLDINPDYNGGSDQEVLIAGQGLAPDQEAQIHLVIEVKTNQYPDSFGLHHNQAILSAQYIKDQGVLDILDKSQVGIDPDPDQDGNPTNNSQPTSFGFDPRSSLGLAKHLNSVDYLGQASFELEYQFVVKNYGDTWLNDLKIIEDLGTEFGTVDWQVSGIDSPNLVVNTTYNGLDQQNLLAPDQILAPGQSAQISLKLQIKTPDGLDILVNTAEAKAIDIFGDQIDDNSVDGLDPDPNGDGDPSNDASPTSWIPDYQPKIGLAKELTEIEQSGADYIVHFRYHIKNLSDYRLKNLKLIDRLDIWFASLDYQIVSLESPDLTINPNFGQNANWNLLAGIDNLEANQVSWVDFELRLINPGQTEFANQAEVRASFGDQIVRDYSNTGSDIDPDHDQDPTNNDQITEWQLGIDLSLDKQVGQAWVRLGDQLEYSLIVRNSSQFRADNIQIKDYLPAGMEMVDYQASTGSYDQMNNIWSIPAIPANQTVNIKLLV
- the uvrB gene encoding excinuclease ABC subunit UvrB — encoded protein: MTTQQSDFQLVSKYAPAGDQPKAIDKILSGFQNNQNRQTLLGVTGSGKTYTMANIIQGLNRPTLVLSHNKTLAAQLYSEFKAFFPYNAVHYFVSYFDYYQPEAYIPKRDIYIEKDSAVNEEIDRLRLAATAGLLSRKDVIIVASVSCIYGLGSAEIYASQQIELSVGEIRERGKLIRQLTDIQYQRNNLSFGRSDFRVRGENLEIWPSYQNQGIRVEFFADRIVKISSFHPLSGKKIEDLGQVAIYPAKHHVTPKQKLDQSIIAIREEAKKRLARFDQEGKLIEAQRLESRIEYDIEMIEQTGYCKGIENYSRYLTGREAGEQPATLLDYFPDDFLMLIDESHISLPQVRGMYAGDRARKETLVEYGFRLPSALDNRPLSFQEFDQHLGRVLYISATPNDYELDRSDQVVEQIIRPTGLLDPIIEVRSSDNQVDDLIAEINQRVELQQRVLVTTLTKKLAEELSEYLKKLGIKTAYLHSDVVALERVEILQDLRKGKYDVLIGINLLREGLDLPEVSLVAIIDADKEGFLRNRTSLIQTIGRAARHKQGKVIMYADRLTDSMRLAIEETERRRRLQESFNHKHGITPESIKKGFSDDLPHSKDDQIDDLEMLGNVDLKKLPNEELDYLLGELDEQMRLAADRLDFEEAARLRDQIAKLKKSRKK
- a CDS encoding M48 family metallopeptidase produces the protein MGKSKQSLTELRLDRREYLDNREMARMIIQGRLDYYQTMLGVKYKRVSIKLLRSRWGSCSSLGNLNFNYLIIKLPDQLRDSVIVHELTHLIHPNHSQLFYQTAEEILPGFRKISKQMRNYQLRG
- a CDS encoding rhodanese-related sulfurtransferase; the protein is MSKKYQVILFYKYIAVDNPSLEVLIQRGLLTELKIKGRVLIGEEGINGTVAGRVADIEKYIEYLTSRFGEIDFKIDRYAKVPFPKLKVKARKEIVTLMSDQEIDKESADYIEPDQLQDILENNPDSIVLFDARNEYESRIGKFDNAITPDIKNFRDLPEWVENSDLDKEQEIVTYCTGGIRCEKFSALLKSKGYKNVKQLHGGIINYAKRYPQGHYLGTCFVFDERMSVAFDDNPRLISQCIYCNTMDQSYHNCKNKQCNALVVICNDCYQSNYHCLDCKQLVNI
- a CDS encoding endonuclease/exonuclease/phosphatase family protein, encoding MLIILLSWSFIRITAWKIARIMIWVGSIIGLVIICYQVSLIPRIKYASKQPKQSTESLRVGFYNKHYLNQDFGSIRQKLVDNRLDLLAIAEVTKEQFDDFEQAFGQYYLTKFDCSCQNDNFILISKQPVGVRSFEVEAKTFEVEAGLGDQTLSLYVSHFLYPGNTEMLRSRNQEIVKVADRVSSDNKWLWMGDFNLSPFASSYQATGLGLLANINPNSGLNHSWCYKGRIAPCATIDHGMIDGNLRLYDYQTIDGGGNSDHKMIIAEVGI